The genomic segment ACCTCGATTTCATCATTGAGGGTGATCACCCCGTCCCGGAGCTTTTCAAAGGCGATATAGACCGTAAGCAGCTTGCTCATGGAAGATGGCGCCATCGGGGTGTCGGGCTCCTTGGCAAACAACACATCTCCTGTCGCGCCTTCGATCAGGATGGCATGTTCCGCAATGGTCTGGATATTCTGGGCGCCAAAGGCCGCAGAGGTCCCTCCTTGGGCACTTAGAAAAACCATCAGAATGGTGAAGAAGGATCTTTTGAGATCAACCATTTATCCGTTTCTCGTCTTTATTTGTTAAACTTAGTATTTCAAACCGGTTATGCCGGAACAGGGTTAGTCCATCACTATTCGGGCCGTATTATGTCCCCAGGCCAACACACGCCCCAGGGTAACATCTGCCTGTTCCCTGGACTCCAGCGGTCCGATGCGTACACGGTAGAGTTTCTGGCCGTTGACATCAACAAGCTCCAGCAGGGTCTGCCCTACATGGCGGATGCCATCCGCCACGGCTTCAGCCCGGAGTTTGTCGGCAAAAGCCCCGATCTGTACATAAATCGTTTTCAGATCATATTCCTTGTGTGCCGTTTCCTGTTGCGGTGGAGAAGAGACAAGCTTTTCCACCTCCACGGCCGGTGGTGGAGACAGTGGCGTAGTTTCTTCGGCCACGACCACGGGGGCGCGTTTGGGAGCGGGCTGGGCCAGTGAGGATGAGGACGGCGAGGATGAGGACGGCGAGGATGAGGATGGTGGAGTTTGTCGTCTGACATAGACCGGGGCGGCATCAGGACCTGGGACGGCTTCCACACGAACTTTGGTAACTCCTTGGCGTTCAAATCCCAGAAGCTGGGCTGCACGCCGCGAAACGTCGATCAGGCGGTTACCCACAAATGGCCCGCGATCATTGACCCTAAGAATCAGGGAACGCCCGTTTTCCAGATTGGTCACCCGCACATAACTTGGCATCGGCAGGGTGGTATGGGCGGCGGTCAGGGCGTTCATGTTAAAAATTTCGCCATTGGCCGTCTTGCGGCCATGAAATTTAGGCCCGTACCAAGAGGCAAGCCCCACGGCGGAATATGTGGGGTCTTCCTTGGGATAATACACCTTGCCTGCGACCTTATAGGGCTTTCCCACTTTGTAACTGCCCTGCCCCGCTGGCGGCGTTTCATAGGAACGGGGGCCGCTGGAACACGCGGCAAGCCCCAGAAGCAGCATACACAGTCCTAAATATTTTCCCAAACGGTTCAGTAACTTCATTTCAGTTGATCCGACAGCAAACTCACCCCTAGTGCATAATAGTTTGAACAATTATAGCTGAGTATAGCCCGGAAGTTCCGGTATGTCAGGTAGGCGGGCCCGTCCTTGCCCGCCGGCATGACCAACGATGCCTTGAAATCCCGATCCCCCACATCGGGAAGATCAGAACCATAAATGGTTTTCACGCCCAGTTCGGACCATTCCTTGAGACTGAGCTGCCGGCTATGATGTTTCAGAGCACGCCTACAGCTACGTGGTGGTTCGGTCTGCTTGACCTTTTCCCATAACTCTTCCACATTTTCCGGCAGACGCACCTCGCGACCCCAAGTGCGGTCTTCGCGCCAGCCATGTTTTTTCAGATAATTGGCGATCGAAGCAAACACATCGGCCTGATCCACCCAAATATCCTTCCGGCCATCCCGGTTGTAATCATAGGCAAAGGTGAAAAAGCTTGACGGCATGAACTGCCCCTGCCCCATCGCCCCGGCCCAGGACCCCTTCATATTTTTCGGGTCAATATGCCCCTGATCAAGAATCTCCAGCGCCCGTAACAGTTCCCGCCGGAAAAAAGCGGGCCGGCGCATGTCATACGCCAGGGTGGCCAGGGCTTCGATCACATAATAGCCGCCGGTATACCTGCCGTAATTGGTCTCCATACCCCATATGGCGGCAATAAAACGGGGTTGTACCCCCATGTCGCGTCCCACTTTGGTCAGCACCTCCTGGTGCTCAGCCATTTTTTTCCGGCCGAGTTCAATACGGGCCGGACTGACCCGACGGCCGATATATTCGGCAAAGGTCTGGGTAAATTCAGGCTGGCGGCGGTCCAGTTCTATGATTTTCGGTACCGGTTGAACACCGTCCAGGGCCACGGCAAGGGTGTTTTCGGATATGCCTTGCTCACGGGCTTCCCGTTTCAGTTCTTCAAGCCACTGCTTAAAACTCAGGGGATTGGCGGGAATGCTGTCTTTTGCCTGCGCTGCCCCAATATTTAACAGTATCCCGATCAGCCCCATCAACAGTACGGTATATCTCATTTTGCCTGAATAGCCCCTGTTTTGCGGTTATTACCTGCACAGCCCCTATGTTCCGTTCTTGCGGTTTGGTCAAACTGCCCATGTTCGCCTCATGTTCGCCTCATGGGTTTGGGACATGGATTCATATATCAGTCCCCAACAAGAACGGAAGCTCATGCTGTTCCCAAATCGTGACCATATCATGGCATAAAAGACCATTTGCACCATATTTACAAGCCATTATTAAAAACTTGTGAATTCGGATCTTGACCTGATACTTGCGATAAGATAAATCCTAGCCCACGGCATTTCATTCGCTACGGAGAGGTGGCAGAGTGGTTGAATGCACCGGTCTTGAAAACCGGCAAGGGTGCAAGCCCTTCGTGGGTTCGAATCCCACCCTCTCCGCCACTATGCACTGCACGACAGCGTTTCTCTGCGCTTCCCTGCTTTTGCAGCAGCAGACTAAGTCACCCCCCTAAACGTGCTTCCCAAAGAAGCTTAACGGCACTTTGGCGGTTTCGGGCTGGCCATGCCATAGGCGGATATTGCCGAGCGCTATGGTCCCTGCACCACTTGCTATAATCGATTTGTTCACTAATCGGTTTGTTCAGTGGCGAAGGCGGGTGTCTGTCAGCGGCTTTTCGACGCGATCTTTCAGGTCCATGACGGTAACCTCCTCATGATCGACAGCAGCTGTGCCCGTGTGCATCAACAGGAAAGTTTCCCGATATTTTCAATGGCTTGAAAAAAGCAGAAATTTTGTACCACAGAGGGGAAAACCTTAAATAAAAAACCCTTGGATATCTGCTAACGCATTAATACCCAAGGGTTTTAAATTGGTGAGCCCTGAAGGATTCGAACCTTCGACCTACTGATTAAAAGTCAGTTGCTCTACCAACTGAGCTAAGGGCCCGTAAAAGATGAGCGGAACATAAAGTCAGTTTCCCGGATGGTCAATAGGAAACTGACACTTTTTTTAAAAAATTTTCTTATAGCGGATCAATGTCGCCAAGCGCCCTTTTGGCATGAAAATCAGCCACATACTGTTTCAGTTTTCCGGCCGCAATGGCGGCGCGCAATCCTGCCATAAGATCCTGAAAATAGGTCAGATTATGTTCCGTCAGCAGCATGGCCCCCAGAATCTCGCCACTACGGATCAGATGCGAAAGATAGGCCCGGCTGTATTTCGTGCAGGCATCACACCGGCAGTCTTCATCCAGAGGCCGCGGGTCATCCGTATGGCGGGCATTTTTCATATTCACTGCCCCTCGCCGGGTAAAGGCCTGTCCCGTGCGGCCCGACCGGGTCGGCAGCACACAGTCGAACATGTCAATGCCGCGCTCGACGGCCCCGACAATATCATCGGGTTTGCCCACCCCCATCAGGTAGCGCGGTTTGTCTGTGGGCATTTTGGGCATGGTAAAGTCGAGCACCTCGAACATCACCTGCTGCCCTTCGCCCACCGCAAGGCCGCCAACGGCATACCCGTGAAAGCCGATCTCGGTGAGCGCGGCGATAGACTCCTGCCTCAGGTCCTCAAACACCCCGCCCTGCACAATGCCGAACAAAGCATTCTTTTCCGCATGTTCAGACCCATTGTGAAAGGCGTCAAAAGAACGTTTGGCCCAGCGCATGCTGAGCCGCATGCTGTCTTCCGTCTGTTTTCGGGTGGCGGGATACGGCGTGCATTCGTCAAACGCCATCACGATGTTAGAGCCCAACAATCGCTGGATTTCCATACTGCGTTCCGGGCTGAGCAAATGACGACTGCCGTCAATATGGGACTGGAAAGCCACGCCCTCCTCGCTAATTTTCCGAAGCTGCGCCAGGGACATCACTTGAAACCCACCGGAATCGGTCAGAATCGGCCGCTCCCAGTTCATGAATTTGTGTAACCCCCCTAGATGATGAATCCGTTCCGCCGTGGGCCGGAGCATCAAATGATAAGTGTTGCCCAAAAGAATATCCGCCCCCGTGGCCCGCACGGTTTCCGGTTTCATGGCCTTGACCGTAGCCGCCGTCCCCACCGGCATAAAGGCGGGCGTGCGAATATCCCCGCGCCAGGTTTTCAAGACCCCGGTGCGCGCCGATCCGTCGGTCGCCTCGATGTGCAGCTTGAAATTATCCTTCACAACTGGTCCTCACGAAATAACAGACTGCTGTCGCCATAGGAATAAAAACGATACCGTTCTTCAATGGCATGGTGATAGGCCGCCTTCATTGTTTCCAACCCGGCAAAGGCCGACACCAGCATAAACAGAGTGGACCGCGGCAGATGGAAATTGGTCATCAGCATATCCACACAACGGAACTTGTATCCCGGCGTAATAAAAATATCCGTGGAATCGGCAAAGGGGCGTGTGTGCCCGCTTTCGTCCGTCGCAGCTTCCAGCAGGCGCAACGACGTGGTGCCCACAGCAACGACCCGCCGTCCTTCGGCGTGGGCGCGGTTAATCTCCTCCGCCACGTCCGGGGTAATCTCGCCCCATTCCTCATGCATTTTATGATCGCGGGTGTCCTCCACTTTAACCGGCAGGAAGGTACCGGCCCCGACATGCAGGGTGACCTGGACGCGTTTTACGCCGATTTCGTCAATTTTGTTCAGCAGGGCCGTTGTGAAATGCAGTCCGGCAGTGGGAGCCGCGACGGCCCCGTCTTTTTTGCTATAGACGGTCTGGTAATCCTCACGGTCCCGCGCATCTACCGGCCGTTGTGAAGCGATATAGGGCGGCAGAGGCATGACCCCCACTTCATCAAGCGCCTGGCGCAGGGCCGATCCCGCCCGGTCAAACCGTAAAGTGACTTCACCGCCTGCGCCCTTGTCCGTTACCGTACAGAACAGCTTGTCCTGAAAACTGATCTCGTCACCCACTTTCAGTTTCTTGGCCGGGCGGGCAAACGCCTTCCAGAGCCCCTCATCCTTCTGCTGATGCAGGGTAAATTCAACTTTGCCCAGCCCCCGTCTGCCGCTCAGGCGCGCCGGAATCACCCGGGTATCATTAAAGACCATCACGTCACCGGGATTAAGATAATCTGTAATATCCGCCACACGACGGTCTTCAAGGTCCTTGCCTCGCACCACAAGAAAGCGCGCCCCGTCGCGATTTGCGACGGGGCGAAGCGCAATCAGCTCCCGCGGGAGTTCAAAGTCAAACAGGTCAACCTTCAATGTTCACCCCGATATTCATCCTAATATCCACTCCAATGGTCCCCCCATGCTGACCCCATGTTGACCCGTGAGCTACTGTTCCACATCCGCAGCAACCTGCATTTTTACAATGATGTCCGGATCGGTAAAGCCCGGCCCCTCCCCAGGTTTGATATTGTCCACAAACTGCATGCCTTCGACCACCCGTCCCCAAACGGTATATTGTCCGTTCAGGTGCATGGCCGGCTCAAAACAGATAAAAAACTGTGAATCCGCACTGTTGGGGTCCATCGCCCGAGCCATGGACACGGTCCCGCGCAGATGCGGCAGGTCGTTAAATTCCGCCGGCAGGTTTTGCCCCGATCCACCGGTACCATCCCCTTTCGGGTCTCCGGTCTGGGCCATGAAGCCTGGAATCACCCGGTGAAAGGTTAAGCCGTCATAAAACCCTGCCCGGACCAATTCCTTGATTCTCGCCACATGTTTGGGCGCTTTATCCGGATACATTTCAATCACCACCCGACCATCTTTCAGGTCAAGGTAAAGGGTATTTTCCAGATCCATGGCGTGTGCTCCTGCCGTCATCAAGAAAACGGTCAAAACCGCCTTCAACAAGTTTTTCATGATTTATCACCTCGGAGAGTGCGTTATACAGTTTTTCCCAGCTTCGCCAAGACTTTTTGCCGCACTGACGGCGATACAAAAGCCTTGATTTCCCCGTCGAAGATGGCGATTTCCTTCACTAGACGGGAGGCAATCGCCTGATAGGACGGATCCGCCATCAAGAATACGGTCTCCACATTCGGGTTAAGCTTGTAGTTCATGGCCGTCATTTGAAATTCATATTCGA from the Luteithermobacter gelatinilyticus genome contains:
- a CDS encoding septal ring lytic transglycosylase RlpA family protein, translated to MKLLNRLGKYLGLCMLLLGLAACSSGPRSYETPPAGQGSYKVGKPYKVAGKVYYPKEDPTYSAVGLASWYGPKFHGRKTANGEIFNMNALTAAHTTLPMPSYVRVTNLENGRSLILRVNDRGPFVGNRLIDVSRRAAQLLGFERQGVTKVRVEAVPGPDAAPVYVRRQTPPSSSSPSSSSPSSSSLAQPAPKRAPVVVAEETTPLSPPPAVEVEKLVSSPPQQETAHKEYDLKTIYVQIGAFADKLRAEAVADGIRHVGQTLLELVDVNGQKLYRVRIGPLESREQADVTLGRVLAWGHNTARIVMD
- a CDS encoding lytic murein transglycosylase, translated to MRYTVLLMGLIGILLNIGAAQAKDSIPANPLSFKQWLEELKREAREQGISENTLAVALDGVQPVPKIIELDRRQPEFTQTFAEYIGRRVSPARIELGRKKMAEHQEVLTKVGRDMGVQPRFIAAIWGMETNYGRYTGGYYVIEALATLAYDMRRPAFFRRELLRALEILDQGHIDPKNMKGSWAGAMGQGQFMPSSFFTFAYDYNRDGRKDIWVDQADVFASIANYLKKHGWREDRTWGREVRLPENVEELWEKVKQTEPPRSCRRALKHHSRQLSLKEWSELGVKTIYGSDLPDVGDRDFKASLVMPAGKDGPAYLTYRNFRAILSYNCSNYYALGVSLLSDQLK
- the tgt gene encoding tRNA guanosine(34) transglycosylase Tgt translates to MKDNFKLHIEATDGSARTGVLKTWRGDIRTPAFMPVGTAATVKAMKPETVRATGADILLGNTYHLMLRPTAERIHHLGGLHKFMNWERPILTDSGGFQVMSLAQLRKISEEGVAFQSHIDGSRHLLSPERSMEIQRLLGSNIVMAFDECTPYPATRKQTEDSMRLSMRWAKRSFDAFHNGSEHAEKNALFGIVQGGVFEDLRQESIAALTEIGFHGYAVGGLAVGEGQQVMFEVLDFTMPKMPTDKPRYLMGVGKPDDIVGAVERGIDMFDCVLPTRSGRTGQAFTRRGAVNMKNARHTDDPRPLDEDCRCDACTKYSRAYLSHLIRSGEILGAMLLTEHNLTYFQDLMAGLRAAIAAGKLKQYVADFHAKRALGDIDPL
- the queA gene encoding tRNA preQ1(34) S-adenosylmethionine ribosyltransferase-isomerase QueA, with the protein product MKVDLFDFELPRELIALRPVANRDGARFLVVRGKDLEDRRVADITDYLNPGDVMVFNDTRVIPARLSGRRGLGKVEFTLHQQKDEGLWKAFARPAKKLKVGDEISFQDKLFCTVTDKGAGGEVTLRFDRAGSALRQALDEVGVMPLPPYIASQRPVDARDREDYQTVYSKKDGAVAAPTAGLHFTTALLNKIDEIGVKRVQVTLHVGAGTFLPVKVEDTRDHKMHEEWGEITPDVAEEINRAHAEGRRVVAVGTTSLRLLEAATDESGHTRPFADSTDIFITPGYKFRCVDMLMTNFHLPRSTLFMLVSAFAGLETMKAAYHHAIEERYRFYSYGDSSLLFREDQL
- a CDS encoding peptidylprolyl isomerase, translated to MKNLLKAVLTVFLMTAGAHAMDLENTLYLDLKDGRVVIEMYPDKAPKHVARIKELVRAGFYDGLTFHRVIPGFMAQTGDPKGDGTGGSGQNLPAEFNDLPHLRGTVSMARAMDPNSADSQFFICFEPAMHLNGQYTVWGRVVEGMQFVDNIKPGEGPGFTDPDIIVKMQVAADVEQ